A DNA window from Ornithodoros turicata isolate Travis chromosome 10, ASM3712646v1, whole genome shotgun sequence contains the following coding sequences:
- the LOC135371254 gene encoding monocarboxylate transporter 13-like, whose translation MGGHRPRSGPYAVDSAWSWSVGLASTWIFFWSNVLFCSSGVLYVHLVDHFEVSHGQAFWPFSLANTLYLIMGPVSGYLMVRGNLRYISLLGTTLVSFAAFLCFINFQYSSILMFLPLVGVAQGLFDPVNRVTIHQVFDRQLPHARSLAITAVTASYIVFPPATQALIETYGLRGTFLLLSGFSMHAIAGSLLLRPPAWIRKRLKKFKRLGSRRTRSRSNSRSRAMSQNENCSVDQAVLERRRQKRLAGLGCVSYMSVDSSAAEAIIGNVDSADDEAGDQETLRRTPSNEDIVIFQQCQVNNAVYQPTVLTLPRSTFFEQTRDAGTAWITRLEFLKNPMFYVITATWFAISYAYISFMVTFVDVSISKGISATRSSVLISVLAVGQLLGQLLSEFVSQRGITTRRTLAMVNCCFLGVLLLCLAPACRSYTSLALLGLMVGWFSGSSSVLFAPMLGAVSGLENLSTSLGCATFLVALVTLGRPSLVGYFRDVQGSYEGLYIALGSTFILLFVTYAIGALFKRFSRSR comes from the exons ATGGGAGGCCACCGGCCTCGAAGTGGTCCCTACGCCGTGGATTCGGCGTGGAGTTGGTCCGTGGGCCTGGCATCGACGTGGATTTTCTTCTGGTCGAATGTCCTCTTCTGCTCTAGTGGAGTCCTCTACGTGCACCTGGTGGATCATTTCGAAGTGTCACACGGGCAAGCTTTTTGGCCATTCAGCTTGGCCAATACTCTCTATCTTATAATGG GGCCTGTCTCTGGATATCTCATGGTCCGAGGAAATCTTCGTTACATTTCTCTTCTTGGAACAACCCTCGTGTCATTTGCCGCCTTCCTCTGTTTCATCAACTTTCAGTATTCCTCAATACTGATGTTTCTTCCGCTCGTCG GAGTTGCCCAAGGCCTCTTCGATCCAGTCAACCGGGTGACCATACACCAAGTCTTTGACCGTCAACTACCGCACGCTCGAAGCCTCGCCATCACCGCAGTCACCGCATCATACATCGTTTTTCCCCCAGCCACCCAAGCCCTGATTGAAACCTACGGCCTTCGTGGGACCTTCTTACTCCTTTCTGGGTTCAGCATGCACGCAATAGCAGGTTCACTTCTCTTACGGCCGCCGGCATGGATCCGGAAAAGGCTGAAGAAATTTAAGAGACTCGGTTCAAGAAGGACACGTTCCAGGAGTAACAGCCGCAGTCGTGCGATGTCACAGAATGAGAACTGCTCCGTTGACCAGGCTGTGCTTGAACGCAGACGACAAAAACGACTGGCGGGACTAGGTTGTGTCTCCTACATGTCAGTAGACTCCAGTGCTGCTGAAGCGATTATCGGCAATGTTGATTCCGCGGACGACGAAGCCGGCGATCAAGAAACCCTGCGAAGGACACCATCCAACGAAGACATCGTCATCTTCCAGCAGTGCCAAGTGAACAACGCCGTCTACCAACCAACGGTGTTAACGCTTCCAAGGTCCACTTTCTTCGAACAGACCCGCGACGCGGGAACGGCATGGATCACTCGTCTGGAGTTCCTCAAGAACCCAATGTTCTACGTCATCACGGCCACGTGGTTTGCAATCAGCTACGCTTACATCTCCTTCATGGTGACTTTCGTAGACGTCAGCATAAGCAAGGGAATTTCTGCGACGCGTTCTTCAGTGCTGATATCCGTGCTTGCCGTTGGTCAGCTGTTAGGACAGTTGTTGTCCGAGTTCGTGTCTCAGAGGGGCATCACGACGAGAAGGACACTGGCGATGGTCAACTGCTGCTTCCTCGGTGTCTTGCTGCTGTGTCTCGCGCCGGCATGCAGGTCGTACACGTCGCTGGCGTTGTTGGGGCTCATGGTGGGTTGGTTTTCTGGTAGCAGCTCCGTTCTCTTTGCCCCGATGCTGGGCGCTGTATCTGGCTTAGAGAATCTGTCCACGAGCCTTGGATGTGCAACGTTTCTCGTGGCACTGGTTACACTGGGACGCCCCAGCCTAGTTG